GAAGTTTTACTGTGAAAAGGGGAGCTTTAAAGTCGGCGACAGAATTATTCGGGAAGCTGAAACAAAAGAGAAATTTGAAGACCTGACAGTGAGTGAGATCCTTGCGGTGTCTTCAAACGTAGGCACAACGAAAATCGCCTTTAAAATGGGTGCAGACCGTTTACGTCAGGGACTGTTAGATTTTGGATTCGGGCAAAAAAATGGAATTGATCTGCCAGGTGAAGCCCGCGGAATGGTGCAAGCTCTGCCTTGGCGTCAGCATTTATTAAGTAATATTTCTTTCGGTCACGGTATTTCTTCCACCCCACTTCAGGTGGCCAACGCTTTTGCGGCCATTGCAAATGGGGGTGTTTTAAATACCCCTTACATCGTGCAATCCATCCGCGATGCTGAAACCGGTCAATTAACAGAAACAAAAGTGAAGCCCATCCGCCGCGTTTTATCAGCTGAACAAGCAGCGCAAATGCGCGCGATGCTTGTTGGTGTAACGACGGGTATCGGTACAGGTGGTAATGCTCGCGTTGATGGATTTATGGTGGGTGGTAAAACGGGTACTGCACAAAAAGTAAATCCAAATGGTCGTGGGTATTTAAGAGGTGCTTACATCTCTAGTTTTGGTGGTTTCATTCCGGCAAATGATCCTAGATTTGTGATTTACATTGCGGTCGACACCCCAAGAAAAGCTTATTACGGTGCGACAGTAGCAGCTCCGATCTTTTCAAGAATTGCTTCTTATGCCGTTCGTAAAGAAGGAATTGCGCCATTGCCTTTAGCTGAAGAGGCTAAACCAGTGATAAAACGCAAAGTAGCAACGGTGACGAAACCTGCAATGGAAAAACCAGTTGAAAACAAAGTCATCATCACCGCAAACGAACTAGATAAAGTCACAGAAGTTCCAGTAGGTGAAACGGTTCCAGATATCATGAACTTAACAACCCGCGAAGTCCTTCGCCGTGTAAGTGGCCAAGATATCAAAGTAAAGTTCCAAGGCCAGGGCGTGGTTAGCGAAGTAGTTCCAAATGTAGGAACACAGTTACCAACGACAAAAGAAATCACAGTAATCCTTCGTTAGTTATTTCACAAACATAAGGTGTTCTTTGTTATTCACTCACGGATAGTTAGTGAATGACAAAGACACTTCCTAAAGAGCTGACTCAGTTAGTTGACTGGGCAGTCACACAACTTGGTAAAACCATTCGTGATGAACTAGGCGTACAAGAATTCAGACGTATTGAGCGGATTCGAATTTTTGTGAAATCCCCAAAAGGTCAAAAAGTTTCAGGCCTAATGCATTTAAAAGAAGAAATGTCAGGTTTAACCGAAGATCAGCGGTTTCAAATCGCCCACTCATTTTCCCTGATGCTTGAGATTATTAATTCGTGCGAGGCTGCTTACCGAACTTATCGGTTACGATCTGAAGCGGAACCCGAAGAGGCTATAAACGTTCATCATAAATATGGACGAACAGTTCATGTGTTAACAGCGCATCCAACGGAATCGCGATCTTCAGATGTGATTTATTATTTTAAGAAACTGCAAACGCTTTTAGAAAAGCATCTAGAGAATCCAACTAGCGTCGACCTGCAACAGCTGGAAGAAATTCTTAAGTGGTTATGGCGCTTGCCGATGTCTAAGCAACGTAAGCCCACCGTCATGGACGAAGCTGAATATATTTACACACTGGCTTTACAGAAGGAAATTTTAGATCTTGCGATTTCAAGGATTAAGGCAAAACAGCCTTTCTATCTTCGTACGTGGGTCGGCGGAGATAAAGATGGTCATCCTGGCGTCGATGAAAAAACCATGCTTGGCAGTTTACAAATGGCCCGGGGGTTCTTCTTAAAATACTTCCAAGAGCGTATTGCACATCTGCTTTTAGATTTAAAGCCTCTGCAGCACTCTGCAAATCAAAATAAAAAGCAAATAGATCGATTTTACACCCAGATAAAAAATCTTAAGAAAGATCTGACTTCTTTAAAGACGATTAAGCGCGGAGATGCGCAAAAGGTT
This is a stretch of genomic DNA from Bdellovibrio reynosensis. It encodes these proteins:
- a CDS encoding penicillin-binding transpeptidase domain-containing protein, yielding MKSRIVIIFVGILFLWSALILRAGYLQFAPNDRLNSLQNRQFQTKVTLQARRGAIVDSTGRDLAMSTTAYSLYADPKLLENRKAVAKKLAKVLNQSPEAVFAKIKDGHRRFVWIHRMLDQAKADEIKSWDIRGLSFVEEWRRVYPNETLLAQTIGFLGSEGQGLEGLELSHNQLLAGNQKKVSVKRDARGRPLINDGLMFIENPEGSELRLTVDTELQYRLESELANAVSTFEADHAVGVVLDAKTSAVLALASAPTFDVNKAMKTPAEFRRNKILTDAFEPGSTMKTFVIAAALRENLIQPNTKFYCEKGSFKVGDRIIREAETKEKFEDLTVSEILAVSSNVGTTKIAFKMGADRLRQGLLDFGFGQKNGIDLPGEARGMVQALPWRQHLLSNISFGHGISSTPLQVANAFAAIANGGVLNTPYIVQSIRDAETGQLTETKVKPIRRVLSAEQAAQMRAMLVGVTTGIGTGGNARVDGFMVGGKTGTAQKVNPNGRGYLRGAYISSFGGFIPANDPRFVIYIAVDTPRKAYYGATVAAPIFSRIASYAVRKEGIAPLPLAEEAKPVIKRKVATVTKPAMEKPVENKVIITANELDKVTEVPVGETVPDIMNLTTREVLRRVSGQDIKVKFQGQGVVSEVVPNVGTQLPTTKEITVILR